The following nucleotide sequence is from bacterium.
GCGGTGGAAGGCGGGAAATAAACACCAGCGATGTCAAGGCGAGGTGCGCGAGGCGCGGATCGAGGGCAAGGCTGTGCTGCTCGTCAAACCGATGACGTTTATGAACGGAAGCGGGCTGTGCGTCGGCCCGCTGATGAGACGGAACAAAGGCGCATCTCTGATTGTGGTTTTCGATGATGTGAACCTTCCGCTGGGCAAAATGCGGCTGCGGGCCGACGGCAGCGCGGGCGGGCACAAAGGCGCTGAGAGCGTTATCCGCCACTACAAGAGCGCATTTTACCGCGTAAGGTTGGGCATAGGCGGCGGCGAATTGGAATACCTTTCGGATTGGGTTTTGGAGCCGTTCGAGCCGGAGGAAATGCCAACTGTGCTTGCCATGGTGGCCGCGGCTGTTGTCAAAATCGAGGAGATTGTTACGAAAGGTTGGGAATATGCTGTAACAGCCGGAAACACGGTTAATTACGTCAAAGGTACTGTGGAGAGTCAGTTATGAATGACCTGTTCTATCTTGCTGATTTGCTCGAGCAAAGGCATATTATCGAAAAGTCGATTTCAGACATCATACGCGGTCCGGCATACAAGGTTAACGTAGCCGAATATTTGGCGATTAGGGTTTTCGATATCCAGGCCGCGGGCCGCGGCCACCCCGGGGGCATGGAAGGCTGGTTTGCTTCAGGCCCGCTTTCAGGCCGATCCGTAAAAGTAAAGGCTTTCGCGCGCAACGAATATTACCTCGATATTCCGGCGGCCCACGCGCCCGAATATTACCTTGTGTTCATACACGGAGGCGCGCTGCTGGTGAGTACTTTATATTTAATCAACATTGGGAATTTGCTGAAGGATTTGCAAAAGCGCGGCGCCCTGATTGGAGGTGCGACGAATTTGCCGCGCAGCTTCTGGGACGATTCCGAGTTGTTTCCAAGGCAGATAAGCCGCGAGCTTATCCTGTCGCCGGAACAACATCATATGCTTTCGATTTTTGCATAGGGGGTGATGCCAGTGGCTATCAGCGTTTTAAGCGTTTCTCTCGGAAGCTCCAAGCGGGACAAAAAAGTTTCCACGGCGCTTTTAGGAGAACAGGTCATTATTGAAAGGCGCGGCACCGATGGCGATATTAACGCCGCCATCCGGCTGATCCGCGAAATGGACGGAAAGGTGGACGCGATCGGTCTCGGCGGGATTGATCTTTACTTATGGGTCGGAGACCGCAAATACGTCGTCAGAGATGCGCTTAAAATGGCGCAGGCGGCCAGGAAATCGCCTGTTGTGGACGGCAGCGGTCTAAAAAACACGCTTGAGCGGCGCACCGTAGAGTGGCTGGCGCAAAAGTTCGAGGGTACTCCAAAACTTTCGGATTCGCGGGCGATGATGACTAGCGGCATAGACCGCACGGGAATGGCGCAATCGTTATGGAAATACTGCAGAAGCGTCGTTTTCGGCGATCTTGCATTCGCCTTGGGAATCGGGATACCCATTCGTAGTCTGAAAACGTTGTTCTTCCTTGGCAGCGTGCTGCTGCCCATTGTCACGCGCCTGCCGTTCACATGGATTTATCCGACGGGCGAAAAGCAGGAGAAACAAACTCCGAAGTATCCAAAGTTGTTCGAGAGCGCCGACTGGATATGCGGCGACTTTCATTACATAAAGCGGTACGCGCCGTCAAATTTGAACGGCAAGGTGATTCTTACAAACACGACAACAGAAGAAGACGTGACAATGCTCGCAGGCCGGGGCGTGAGATGGCTTGTTACGACAACTCCCGTTTTCGAGGGCCGGAGCTTTGGAACCAATCTTCTGGAAGCGTGCATCGTCGCGTTGATCAAGCGCTCGCACAGCGAGGGATATTTGCCGACATTAGCCGATTACGAAGCGTATTTGAACAAGCTGGAAATCACACCATCGGTTCGCGCATTGGATAAGGCAAATTAATCCGAATTTGCGGTGCGGACGATTTCGACTTGGTGCGGGAATGGTATTTCTATCGCGTTTGCGCGGAATAACTCGACCACGTCCTGTTGCATTCTCCGTTGAAGTTCATGCTGTTTGCCGGGCTTGACCTTTATCGCGATAAAGTATTCCACTCCGGAATCTTTAAGCGAATTGACTCCGAGAATTTCCGGCTCGCCCAGGATGTAATCCAATTCCTTCATCAATCCCAACGAATACTCGCTTAACAAGGTTCTTACTTTGTCGAAGTCGGTAGAGTAAGCAACATCCACTTTCAAAAAAGCGCGGGCGAATCCTTTGGACAAAACGACCAAGGTGGAAACCTGGGAATTAGGTATTACGTGAATTGAACCGTCGAAGGCCACAAGTTTGATATTTCTTAGTCCGAGCCGTTCAACGGTGCCGACATGTTCCCCTACTTTGATCACGTCGCCAACGCCAAATTCGCCTTCAATCAGAATGAAGTAGCCGGCGATCACATCCTTTACAAGCTCTTGGCTGCCAAAACCGATTGCCAGCCCCAAAATTCCCGCGCCTGCAAGTAACGGCCCCAGGTCTACTCCGAACTCGGACAGCACCAGCAGGCTGGCAATAAAAACGACCACATACCTGTAAAGATTCCGCAGCACTCCGCTGACTGTGCGCACGCGTTCGGCTATTCCTGGTTCGGATTCAAGACGCTTGGAAGCCCTGTCCGCGATTCGCTTGGACAGAAGATTGCCCGCCGCGAGCGCGATCCAAGAACCTACAATAATCAAAACAATTCTTGCGCCGTGCGCCAGATAACCGGTTACAACCGGAGTCAGCCATTCGGTGGTTACACGGACGGGCAGGTCTTCCATCGCTGCATCCTCAAAAAAGACGCAACATGTTATCAGGTTCCAATTCCGTCCACTATCATTCCTGGCAGCTCTTTACCGCTAGCAGAGGAATAATCAGCCAGGCGAGTCCTTTCACGAAAAAGAACACAGCGCCAGCAATGCCGACTCTGGCAAGCCATTTTTTCAAGTGGTAATCACCTCATAGGTTCTGAAATCGGACGAAAGCGGAGACTCTTCTCCCCTCGCTTTGGCCTCCTTGATATCTTCGAATCCGCGCTGGTGGCCTTCGATGAATTCCGGTGAACCTACCCAAGCCTTGAAATTTTCCTCGGATTCCCAGTGGCTTACTATCAGATAACTGTCTCCGTCCTTTTTGGGACGAAGTACTTCCATACGAATAAAACCAGGCATTCTGTCGATCGCGCGCGCGCGCGTCTTGAACAGGTACTCGAATTTCTCCCTATAGTGCTCCTTGCACGTGATGTAATTGATTGCAACGAACAAACCATACCTCCAGAAGATGAAATTGCGAAATTGAAAGTTCCGCGGCCCATCCCTTCGGGAAAGCCCGCTATTTCTACCCCGAATTACCGAAATTATGTAATTTCGGCGGCAACCACCGGCTAATTGTCCGGAGAGCTGATGGGGTAAAATGATTTGTGCCCACCTACAGGTACGAAGCCCGCGATATGGACGGCCGGTCAAGCTCCGGCACCATTGAAGCGGAATCGCAGGACGCCGCTGTTGGCAGGCTGCTTGACGGCGGACTTTTCGTCCACCGGATTAGGGAATCTGCAGGCCAAATCTACCATTCCGAAGGTGGAACCTCGACCTTCAGCTACGGCCAAGGCTGTTTAAGCGCGATTGCCGGAAGCATCATCCCTTTCGTGACGCTGGGCGAGCTTGCGCTTGTGACAAGGGAACTGGCATCGGGCGTAGGAGCAGGATTGAACCTCGCGCATGCC
It contains:
- a CDS encoding aminoacyl-tRNA hydrolase, with the protein product MFFRRVPAASYDWVIAGLGNPGERYKATRHNLGFMVVDALAERWKAGNKHQRCQGEVREARIEGKAVLLVKPMTFMNGSGLCVGPLMRRNKGASLIVVFDDVNLPLGKMRLRADGSAGGHKGAESVIRHYKSAFYRVRLGIGGGELEYLSDWVLEPFEPEEMPTVLAMVAAAVVKIEEIVTKGWEYAVTAGNTVNYVKGTVESQL
- a CDS encoding quinate 5-dehydrogenase codes for the protein MPVAISVLSVSLGSSKRDKKVSTALLGEQVIIERRGTDGDINAAIRLIREMDGKVDAIGLGGIDLYLWVGDRKYVVRDALKMAQAARKSPVVDGSGLKNTLERRTVEWLAQKFEGTPKLSDSRAMMTSGIDRTGMAQSLWKYCRSVVFGDLAFALGIGIPIRSLKTLFFLGSVLLPIVTRLPFTWIYPTGEKQEKQTPKYPKLFESADWICGDFHYIKRYAPSNLNGKVILTNTTTEEDVTMLAGRGVRWLVTTTPVFEGRSFGTNLLEACIVALIKRSHSEGYLPTLADYEAYLNKLEITPSVRALDKAN
- a CDS encoding mechanosensitive ion channel family protein, with the protein product MEDLPVRVTTEWLTPVVTGYLAHGARIVLIIVGSWIALAAGNLLSKRIADRASKRLESEPGIAERVRTVSGVLRNLYRYVVVFIASLLVLSEFGVDLGPLLAGAGILGLAIGFGSQELVKDVIAGYFILIEGEFGVGDVIKVGEHVGTVERLGLRNIKLVAFDGSIHVIPNSQVSTLVVLSKGFARAFLKVDVAYSTDFDKVRTLLSEYSLGLMKELDYILGEPEILGVNSLKDSGVEYFIAIKVKPGKQHELQRRMQQDVVELFRANAIEIPFPHQVEIVRTANSD
- a CDS encoding antibiotic biosynthesis monooxygenase gives rise to the protein MNYITCKEHYREKFEYLFKTRARAIDRMPGFIRMEVLRPKKDGDSYLIVSHWESEENFKAWVGSPEFIEGHQRGFEDIKEAKARGEESPLSSDFRTYEVITT